One window of Terriglobales bacterium genomic DNA carries:
- a CDS encoding type II secretion system F family protein has translation MAEFLIRMADERGQVLEQVEHSHSEAELRDRYAQQGFLVYSVKPRGLFAGGELQLGGNRVKQDEFIIFNAQFLTLIKAGLPILTALDLLHRRQRNRYFRRVLEDVRDRLRSGESLSQAFEAQTIFPKIYTTTLLAGEKSGNLDEVLGRYIAFQRVANSVRRKLLASLVYPALLLVLVTVMLTFLVTFVVPRFAELYRQLEVRLPVSTEIMLTIGVFIQKWFPLIIGVLLLVVFLIWRWQRSERGAQALDSFRMKLPLVGAIWLKYQVAMFSRMLSTLLAGGLPLVPALQTAGASMQSRLLASGISRSAQRVREGAPLSRSLEETKVMPDLAVEMIEVGESTGSLPGMLNSVAEFYEEDVATSVAAALTLIEPVILIFMGVVVVGVLISLYMPIFSLGSGGLHR, from the coding sequence ATGGCCGAATTTCTGATCAGGATGGCCGACGAGCGCGGGCAGGTGCTGGAGCAGGTCGAGCACAGCCACTCCGAGGCGGAACTGCGCGACCGCTACGCCCAGCAGGGTTTCCTGGTTTACTCCGTGAAACCACGCGGGCTTTTCGCCGGCGGCGAGCTCCAGCTGGGCGGCAACCGCGTCAAGCAGGACGAGTTCATCATCTTCAATGCCCAGTTCCTGACGCTCATCAAGGCCGGCTTGCCGATCCTGACCGCTCTCGACCTCCTGCATCGGCGCCAGCGAAACCGCTACTTCCGGCGCGTGCTGGAGGACGTCCGCGACCGCCTGCGCAGCGGCGAGTCACTGTCCCAGGCGTTTGAAGCGCAAACGATTTTCCCCAAGATCTACACCACCACCCTGCTGGCAGGCGAGAAGAGTGGCAATCTCGACGAAGTCCTCGGCCGCTATATCGCCTTTCAGCGCGTGGCCAATTCGGTGCGCAGGAAGCTGCTGGCGTCCCTGGTCTACCCGGCGCTGCTGCTGGTCCTGGTGACTGTGATGCTGACCTTCCTGGTCACCTTCGTCGTTCCTCGGTTCGCCGAGCTGTACCGCCAGCTCGAAGTGAGATTGCCGGTCAGCACCGAGATCATGCTCACCATCGGTGTCTTCATCCAGAAATGGTTCCCGCTGATCATTGGCGTGCTACTGCTCGTGGTGTTCCTGATCTGGCGCTGGCAACGCAGCGAGCGTGGCGCCCAGGCGCTGGATAGCTTCCGCATGAAGTTGCCGTTGGTGGGGGCCATCTGGCTCAAATACCAGGTGGCGATGTTCTCGCGCATGCTCTCCACCCTGCTGGCCGGCGGCCTGCCTCTGGTGCCGGCCCTGCAGACGGCCGGCGCTTCCATGCAGAGCCGGCTGCTGGCCTCCGGCATCAGCCGCTCGGCCCAGCGCGTCCGCGAGGGTGCGCCGCTGTCCCGCAGCCTGGAAGAAACCAAGGTCATGCCTGACCTGGCGGTGGAGATGATCGAGGTCGGGGAATCGACCGGCTCCCTGCCCGGTATGCTGAACTCGGTCGCTGAGTTCTACGAGGAAGACGTCGCGACCTCGGTCGCTGCCGCCCTGACCCTGATCGAGCCGGTCATCCTCATCTTCATGGGCGTGGTCGTGGTCGGAGTGCTGATATCGCTTTACATGCCTATTTTCAGTCTGGGCTCCGGAGGCCTTCACCGCTGA
- the lolA gene encoding outer membrane lipoprotein chaperone LolA: MRKIPGAILAVLLATAALRADDVQRLADSVDRRYNHLDTLTADFTEIYKGAGIQRTESGTLWLKKPGRMRWDYRNPREKLFLTDGKKAYFYVPGERQARQAPVKNIDDLRSPLRYLLGKTKLQKEFSGLALANIPPAATGNVVLQGVPKSMADRLSRVLLEVSPDGTIFRIVAEELDGSSTEFRFRNQQENVNIPDTRFQFHPPAGVEMIQAGDVGEY, from the coding sequence TTGAGAAAGATCCCTGGTGCGATTCTCGCAGTCCTGCTGGCCACCGCCGCCTTGCGCGCCGACGATGTGCAGCGGCTGGCCGACAGCGTGGACCGCCGCTACAACCACCTGGATACGCTCACCGCGGATTTCACTGAGATCTACAAGGGCGCCGGCATCCAGCGCACCGAGTCGGGCACCCTCTGGCTCAAGAAACCCGGCCGCATGCGCTGGGATTACCGCAACCCGCGCGAGAAGCTGTTCCTCACCGACGGCAAGAAGGCGTATTTCTACGTGCCTGGCGAACGGCAGGCCCGACAGGCGCCGGTGAAGAACATCGACGACCTGCGCTCCCCTTTGCGCTATCTGCTGGGAAAGACGAAGCTGCAAAAGGAGTTCAGCGGCCTCGCGCTGGCCAACATCCCCCCGGCAGCGACGGGCAACGTCGTGCTCCAGGGTGTGCCGAAATCCATGGCCGACCGTCTCAGCCGGGTTCTGCTCGAGGTCAGCCCCGACGGCACCATCTTCCGCATCGTCGCAGAGGAACTGGATGGTTCCAGCACCGAGTTCCGTTTCCGCAACCAGCAGGAGAACGTCAACATCCCCGACACCCGATTCCAGTTCCACCCTCCTGCCGGGGTCGAGATGATCCAGGCGGGCGACGTCGGAGAATACTAG
- a CDS encoding tetratricopeptide repeat protein, with protein sequence MTSRGRVVAVASVLLLASLAGAVLMVRRLDRLRAGKTLQDVLYIPSPQIVRRLSLGYNGLLADIYWTRVVQYFGGKHHEGSMEYKLLAPLLDITTTLDPRLLPAYEFGAIFLSQEPPQGAGDPDAAVALVQRGIRANPRAWRLYYNLGYIHYIERKDYKAAAQAFEEGAKIPSSHPWMRIMAAIMAQHGGEIATARFLWEHIYESTNDQMIKDNAVRHLLALRVDEEVGYLEALVRQYYENTGKPASNWFQMISAGYLSRLPVDPQGKPYELTPDGRVEVQDPDSLPFITRGLPPGKEAPKFWKSESK encoded by the coding sequence ATGACTTCGCGGGGCAGGGTCGTGGCGGTCGCCAGCGTGCTCTTGCTGGCCAGCCTGGCGGGCGCGGTGCTCATGGTCCGCCGCCTCGACCGCTTGCGCGCCGGCAAGACCCTGCAGGACGTCCTCTATATCCCCTCGCCCCAGATCGTGAGGCGGCTCAGCCTCGGTTACAACGGACTGCTCGCCGACATCTACTGGACGCGGGTCGTGCAGTATTTCGGCGGCAAGCACCACGAGGGCTCCATGGAGTACAAGCTGTTGGCGCCCCTGCTCGACATCACCACCACGCTCGATCCGCGGCTCCTGCCCGCCTATGAGTTCGGCGCCATCTTCCTTAGCCAGGAGCCGCCGCAGGGCGCCGGTGATCCCGACGCCGCCGTAGCCCTGGTGCAGCGCGGTATCCGCGCCAATCCCCGTGCCTGGCGCCTCTACTACAACCTCGGCTACATCCACTACATCGAGCGCAAGGACTACAAGGCCGCGGCCCAGGCATTCGAGGAGGGCGCCAAGATTCCCAGCTCCCATCCCTGGATGCGGATCATGGCCGCCATCATGGCCCAGCACGGCGGCGAGATCGCCACCGCCCGCTTCCTCTGGGAGCACATCTACGAATCCACGAACGACCAGATGATCAAGGACAACGCCGTCCGCCACCTGCTGGCCCTGCGAGTGGATGAAGAGGTCGGCTACCTCGAGGCTCTGGTCCGCCAGTACTACGAGAACACCGGGAAGCCGGCCAGCAATTGGTTCCAGATGATCTCGGCCGGCTACCTAAGCCGGCTCCCCGTCGACCCTCAGGGGAAGCCTTATGAACTCACGCCCGACGGCCGCGTCGAGGTGCAGGACCCGGATTCCCTGCCCTTTATCACCCGCGGGCTGCCACCGGGCAAGGAAGCACCCAAGTTCTGGAAGTCGGAATCAAAGTAA
- a CDS encoding ABC transporter permease subunit has translation MTSRLAYIAFNTFREAVRDRVLYNLIFFALLMAASSILVGQISINVERQVVINLGLTAVSLFGLAIAIFIGIGLVAKEIDKKTLYTLLSRPVRRWEFIVGKFAGLSLTLVVNTALMAVGVLGALFYVTRAFTWSDTYVLIAIYFIILQFIVVTAITLLFSSFSSPILSAVFALAMFVIGTFAEDLRAFALLARPPARWLAIGMAHLVPNFAALNVITPVAHGEPVAASLVLFNTVYALLYSVVAVSTAVIIFEYRDLK, from the coding sequence ATGACCTCCCGCCTGGCTTACATCGCCTTCAACACCTTCCGCGAAGCAGTGCGCGACCGCGTGCTCTACAACCTGATTTTCTTCGCCCTGCTGATGGCCGCCTCCTCCATCTTGGTCGGGCAGATCTCCATCAACGTCGAGCGGCAAGTGGTGATCAACCTCGGTCTGACCGCGGTTTCTCTCTTCGGGCTGGCGATCGCCATCTTCATCGGTATCGGCCTGGTGGCCAAGGAGATCGACAAGAAGACTCTCTACACCCTGCTCTCCCGCCCGGTGCGGCGCTGGGAATTCATCGTGGGCAAGTTCGCCGGTCTCTCTCTCACCCTGGTGGTGAACACGGCCCTGATGGCGGTGGGTGTCCTGGGCGCGCTGTTCTATGTCACCCGCGCCTTCACCTGGTCGGACACCTACGTCCTCATCGCCATCTACTTCATCATCCTTCAATTCATCGTGGTGACCGCCATCACCTTGTTGTTCTCGTCGTTCTCCTCGCCCATCCTCTCCGCCGTCTTTGCGCTGGCCATGTTCGTGATCGGTACATTCGCCGAAGACCTGCGTGCCTTCGCCCTGCTGGCCCGGCCGCCGGCGCGCTGGCTGGCCATCGGCATGGCCCACCTGGTTCCCAACTTCGCCGCCCTGAACGTCATCACGCCGGTGGCCCACGGAGAGCCGGTCGCCGCCAGCCTCGTCCTGTTCAACACCGTTTACGCGCTGCTCTACTCGGTGGTAGCGGTCAGCACCGCCGTCATCATCTTCGAGTACCGGGATCTCAAATGA
- a CDS encoding ABC transporter ATP-binding protein — MTAIETLNLQKSYTFGFWRKRQKVALHPLNLSIQEGEIFGYLGPNGAGKTTTLRLLMGIIFPTGGSARILGHDMQDPRVKAQIGFLPEQPYFYDYLTASELLHYYAQLSGVPAGERAPRVSTMLRRVGLADAADIQLRKFSKGMLQRVGIAQAILHDPKVVFLDEPMSGLDPIGRREVRDLIQGLKDEGKTVFFSTHILSDAEDLCDRVAVVHQGTLRGAGTIRELTASTGGRVEIHWQGGGAEAAVTALGGQCRLSGETHRAILPEEKLDAALDALRRAGVRLISVNPVRITLEDYFLQQMGAPADRAAPAEVAP; from the coding sequence ATGACGGCGATTGAGACGCTCAATCTCCAGAAGAGTTACACCTTCGGCTTCTGGCGCAAGCGGCAGAAGGTCGCTCTGCACCCGCTGAATCTCTCTATCCAGGAAGGCGAGATCTTCGGTTATCTCGGCCCCAATGGGGCCGGCAAGACCACCACCCTGCGCCTGCTGATGGGAATCATTTTTCCTACCGGCGGCTCCGCCCGCATCCTCGGCCACGACATGCAGGACCCGAGGGTCAAGGCGCAGATCGGCTTCCTTCCCGAGCAGCCCTACTTTTACGACTACCTCACCGCCTCCGAGCTGCTGCACTACTACGCACAGCTCTCCGGGGTCCCGGCCGGCGAGCGCGCTCCGCGGGTTTCCACGATGCTCAGGCGCGTTGGCCTGGCCGATGCTGCGGACATCCAGTTGCGCAAGTTCTCCAAGGGCATGTTGCAGCGCGTCGGTATCGCGCAAGCCATCCTCCATGACCCTAAGGTTGTCTTTCTCGACGAGCCCATGTCGGGGCTCGATCCCATCGGCCGCCGCGAGGTCCGGGACCTGATCCAGGGACTGAAGGACGAGGGCAAGACTGTCTTCTTCTCCACTCACATCCTCTCTGACGCCGAGGACCTGTGTGACCGGGTCGCGGTCGTGCACCAGGGAACGTTGCGCGGCGCCGGGACCATCAGGGAGCTGACCGCTAGCACCGGCGGCCGGGTTGAGATCCACTGGCAAGGCGGCGGCGCAGAGGCCGCTGTCACCGCTTTGGGTGGCCAATGCCGCCTCAGCGGCGAGACTCACCGCGCCATCCTGCCGGAAGAAAAACTCGACGCCGCGCTCGACGCTCTGCGTCGCGCCGGCGTCCGGCTCATTTCCGTCAATCCTGTGCGCATCACCCTGGAGGACTACTTCCTGCAGCAGATGGGCGCTCCGGCCGACCGCGCTGCTCCGGCGGAGGTCGCCCCATGA
- a CDS encoding sulfatase-like hydrolase/transferase, which produces MRSFTRRDFLVCLSLAGICLMEVWRRLVFANQFLLPRWSWRDLLAAGIVLALLTGILSLVVWLGRSTPLRRIAFDRWVFLLPLVVFLNLIRHQFPNDVSRIIRDENFFAYLALLVIVVMSLLARFPLWIGRAAEVVALCCLPFLPIMVLQASWRVAHEPPLPLVAGRIHSSSPAPTRFVWIIYDEADWRYIDPRTRPTGLQLPELDRMMSESLWADNAIQSGIQTASAIPSLMYGQPVEIGLFHGTGLLVTADDQNKPVDWIKESSVFSWVRSQGWDATIVGWYIPYCRVLAPVLSDCYWESIDTRVRGFEPSLSTSLGSALRSLWPLEDRQRHVLRYDRLLRESIEDATDPTLSLVLLHLPVPHEPAIYDRGSGHLTIFNFARDWYLDNLALGDRNLADIRRAMEQAGVWDRSTVLVTSDHALRWYADWNEQSSPRIPYMVKLAGQKHGLEYHNRFHTLLTRELIQACLLGQIRTTDELRAWLDLRSKPVPPAPAAVVRMPVPGTP; this is translated from the coding sequence ATGAGATCGTTCACCCGCCGCGACTTTCTGGTCTGCCTCTCTCTGGCCGGTATCTGCCTGATGGAGGTCTGGCGCCGCCTGGTCTTTGCCAATCAGTTCCTTTTGCCGCGCTGGTCGTGGCGCGACTTGCTGGCCGCCGGCATCGTCCTAGCACTGCTCACCGGCATCCTGTCGCTCGTCGTCTGGCTCGGCCGTTCCACCCCCTTGCGGCGAATCGCCTTCGATCGCTGGGTCTTCCTGCTGCCGCTAGTCGTATTCCTGAATCTGATCCGCCATCAGTTTCCGAACGACGTTTCCCGCATCATCCGCGACGAGAACTTCTTCGCCTACCTGGCGCTGCTGGTCATTGTGGTGATGTCGCTGCTGGCCCGGTTCCCTCTCTGGATCGGTCGCGCAGCCGAGGTCGTCGCTCTGTGTTGCCTGCCGTTTCTGCCGATCATGGTCCTGCAGGCGTCCTGGAGGGTTGCGCATGAACCACCTCTGCCGCTCGTCGCCGGCCGGATCCATTCGTCGTCGCCCGCGCCCACCCGCTTCGTCTGGATCATCTACGACGAAGCCGACTGGCGATACATCGATCCCCGCACCCGCCCCACCGGCCTGCAACTTCCCGAGCTTGACCGCATGATGTCGGAGTCCCTGTGGGCCGACAATGCCATCCAGTCCGGCATTCAGACTGCAAGCGCCATTCCATCACTGATGTACGGGCAACCGGTGGAGATCGGGCTCTTCCACGGCACCGGCCTGCTGGTCACCGCCGACGATCAGAACAAGCCGGTGGATTGGATCAAGGAATCCTCGGTGTTCAGCTGGGTGCGCTCGCAGGGCTGGGACGCCACCATCGTGGGCTGGTACATCCCCTACTGCCGGGTGCTGGCTCCCGTCCTGAGCGACTGCTATTGGGAATCCATCGACACCCGCGTGCGCGGCTTCGAGCCCAGCCTCTCGACCAGCCTGGGCAGCGCGCTCCGCAGCCTGTGGCCGCTGGAGGATCGTCAGCGTCATGTCCTCCGCTACGACCGGCTGCTGCGGGAATCCATCGAGGACGCCACCGATCCCACGCTCAGCCTGGTCCTGCTGCACCTGCCCGTGCCGCACGAGCCCGCTATCTACGACCGCGGCTCCGGCCACCTGACCATCTTCAACTTCGCAAGGGACTGGTATCTTGATAATCTTGCCCTCGGCGATCGCAATCTCGCCGACATCCGCCGCGCCATGGAGCAGGCGGGCGTATGGGACCGCTCCACCGTGCTGGTGACTTCCGACCACGCCCTGCGCTGGTACGCTGATTGGAACGAGCAAAGCAGCCCGCGCATTCCGTACATGGTGAAGCTCGCGGGGCAGAAGCATGGCCTCGAGTATCACAACCGCTTTCATACGCTCCTCACCCGCGAGTTGATCCAGGCCTGCCTGCTGGGTCAGATCCGCACCACCGACGAGCTGCGCGCCTGGCTCGACTTGCGCTCCAAGCCCGTCCCGCCCGCGCCCGCGGCTGTCGTGCGCATGCCGGTCCCCGGCACCCCGTGA